attctacttgatttaatttcttattCTATTTTCTCATGCAATTCTTTAGTTGTGTGACCTATTTGATTCGAAATATATTGAccacaaatataattaactaattaattaaattgaaggataagaatattgaataaaaatatatcaaaactaTCCAAATATTTGTTTaacttaatttttcaaataaggGTTTTAtcagtgtaattaatatatttttataataaatattacgataatatttaatatatgaaacATGTCTGTAACATTAAATTATATTCAATCATATTAGATCTCATCTATTAGTTATTGaccaattgaataaaattttaaattttatttgctaATTGCATTCCATATTACATAAGTATTTTATGATTAATGTGGTGGAACAAATTAGATATTTTCTAATTTAACTTAAGTGATGAATTCTAttcaatcacataaatatttttatacaatttaTAATATATCCAATTCATTCTCATTCGTTACTCATGAAATAAGTAAcgtataaaatgaattaaaatataaatttttttcatatagaTTTCTCAAGCGGGTCGGGTGAgcacatttatttataaaataagtatttatatacatatatatctaTGATATCAATTGCTTTCTCTAAAAATAAAGTACATAACATATGCCAGTCTCGACAGTTTTAATTATTGTTCAATCATGACaaaaatattaacaaataatatttggagacattaattaaatataataagaaTCTTATAATTATAACTGCATTATAATTTACTTTGCATAATAATATAGTCTcacgaattttatttttatttaatattcaattaaattaaatctttatataatgcatttaaatatttaaaatatataaaaaatattaaaaaaatattcaaccACAATCCACAAATCGTAGGGCATATTACTAACATTACCACCGAACCACCACACTCCATGTCTCTATCAATATTGctggaaaaaaataatattcattcTACTAAAATATCTTGAGAAGTCTTACatttatatacaaaataagaaaagaaaaataactgACTGTAATATTctagaataatttattttgaaataatttatatataattagattACGATCTCttgaatatataaatttcttaatatgGGTTAGaagaatttattttgaaataatttataaataattaaattatatctcTTGAATATCTAAATTCCTTAATACGGGTTGGAGAAtggatattaataatattttgtgatataaattgaaattaagagaaataataaaataattcttacaATTTAGGGacataaatgaaatttaattcacattttagattttattttctatcaTTTGTTTTTTGAAATTGTTTATCATattgttaatatttaaaaataaaataaaataaaataataatatatattcacagttttatttcttactttttaaaattagcaAATCCATATTTACATACTATATTATTTGGATTAAcgtataaaaaattcaaattaaaattatatttcattaaacATTCAAActtctaaaaaaaaatcatatgggGTGCCACCAAAATTCACATTAGACAACTCTTTTAGGTTTTTTTTCTCATGATTTTTTTCTTCTAACTTGTGGGTTTATAAAAAGACAGGAAGACCGCGCAAAGGAGATAGGCAGGCTGAGATTGCACAGGAGAGCAGACTTGGCAGAAGGCAATAAAACATCTGCCACAAAGTAAAAAAAACCAGACAGAAAAGGCAAGGGTAAAAGTGAAATTTCATATATTCAAATTGATACTATTCATAGACCGTTCTAAAATTGCAATTGAGTTTTAATGCaaggataattataaaaaaattaacatatggTTTAATGCATTTTCAATTAGggtcttatattttaatttgtaacaAAAAGCATTATATACTTTTGTCATTAGTAATGTGAGATTTTTCTTtaactttattaaaatattactaataaattataatttactctctaatatttaataaaaattatattttagcatatgtatttttaaatttagttaattaagttttgcttaattaataaaataattttttaatttatactttatatttttaattgaaattaatctttatattttcataaattgatctctaaatattataattactaataagctctcaaatttataaattaatttttctgtttattaaattttaatatcttacacgtaaaagataataaaataaaaaaatgatatattctttttattctaattaataaaaaaaatcattaagaaGGAAAAGTTAGACTAAAAAGAATTCTTTGGACTTGAATTTAGATACATATTATGTCgatttttttgtttaatttttattttaagatattagatttataaacatatgatattaattaaaaaaaattataagtatttatttataaataattataatatttagagattaatTTGTAAGAGTATATGAATGAATTATAAGTAAATGGACTATTTTATTGTAAAACAAAACtttataactaaatttataaatatctaaactaaattatatgttttataaaattttaaaaattaaaatataatttatttaaattaaaattaatttttaaatgtcacatcaatatttattaatgtcattaaatataaaaattttattttattaacagagGAAAATCTCTTTTTAtcgtaaattaaattataagactattaaaaaagtcatcaaaccacaaaataatttttcataattattcctttaatatatatattacatgGTGAAAGTTGATCATTACTTGCTTAGGAatacttattttcttttttgatttgGCGAAACACTTAAAATTAGAATGTTAATGGAGACTTAAAATGgaggaaaatgaaaaatatagaattactcagaaagtattaaaaaatatttatttgttgtaattttttttatttatagataTTTTTCGAAAAAATTAATTCTGATCAGAGAATTTCAATACataactattaaaaaaaatactttttaaataataactagactctatttattttttaaaataatttatatttaaaaaatattttatatgtgaaaatattttttaataaaatattattttttgttatttaattttaatataaaaaataaattagattaataaatttatataaaaattttaataaaattcttaaattgttgaaaataatttattttattgaaaagaaaaaaaatattttttaaatatttaaatttttttacaaaatattttatataaaataaatggattcttaatttttgttttttgaaaaaatcgTAATTTTGGTCTCAAACTACAATAGTACAATCCTGAATTCATTTATCCTCCTTTTTCAACCCTGAACCACTGGTTCTGGCCCAGACCAGAATCGGACCGATAGCCAGGTCTAGGAACAGTAGTTGAAGTAGATTGCAGACAATCTCTCGTCCTCAGTTGAGGTCTTGTTGAAAGCAATCACTTTCAATTTCCGCTGTCGTACCTCCATCGCCGGCGTGCACTTTCGGAGAAGAATTGTGTTCTTGCCAACTTAAGGTACGATTGTCTCTCTCCTTTCCTACCAAGTTTCCGTTTAACGACCGTGTGAGAGAAATAGTAAAGAAATATTGAACACTGAATCCCAGCACAGCTCTTTGGCTTCGTGGTTCATTATCTTATGCAAATTCATAACATAAGTAATGAAATATAAATAGAGAGAAATGTAAATTGTcgtgatttatatatatataatgcttTCATCGATCTGGGTTGGTGTATAATTTTCTTTGtcaattgattttgatcaagttCAGTAACTTGCTCTACTGTATTTTCCAATTGCAGAGTTCCCGTTTTTGTCTTTGGCTTTTGCTGCTGGACTTTGATCAATTGGGTAGCTTCTACTTTGTTCTTTTACTCGTGTTGATCAGTTATGGAAGCTGTGAAGCCTTCGTCTTCTTTGGAGATATTAGGTATTTTGGGAggaaaaatttcaatattttctgCATGTATAGTAGGTGTTATTGCACTTCTTACGATTTGCTTGCACTTGTCTCTTTCATAGTTCGAGAGCCAGAAGGCTTCTGTGTCTGGAATGGGCCGCCATTTGGCAATGGTGAACCTAGCATCAAGCTTGAGAAGGTTCCCTGTAGCAGTGCAACTTTCTCTGAAGATGGGTCCAGACTCATGGTGATGAAACCTGAATCTGTCATTTGCATATATGATTGCAGTAGCTTTAAGGAGATGAGATCTTTCCAAGTTTCCAATGTTCTTGCTGCTGCATTGTCGCCTTGTGGGACTTACCTTCAGACATTTCAGAAATCATTGACGCCACAGGATAAGAATGTGGTCTTATGGAAGATAGATAATGGTGATGCTGTGTATCATCAATTTCAAAAGAACATGACCAAAACTACATGGTAATTTAACTTATTGGAAGAAGTTAATTCTCTCCTGTTCACAATGCGTAGTATGTCACTGTAATTGCTTCTTCCAACTCCAAAATCACAACCCTAGAAATGGTCAAAGCGGGACACTAATTTTTGTGTTCTTGATAGAATTTTGCTGATTTTATTACTTATATGTGTTTGTGTGACTAGACTTGAGTTGTTTTCTTAATTTCAATTTGTTTGCACCTTTTCTTCAGGCCTTCAATACGATTCAGTTCTGATGAAGCTGTTGCTTGCCGAATGGCAACCAATGAAATGCAATTTTTTGATCCTAGAGATTTCTCCAAAGGAATAATACATCAATTACGAGTTCCTGGGGTGGCTGCAATTGAGCTTGCAAAGGTCCCAGGGTCTCATGTGGCAGCATATGTTCCAGAGTCTAAGGTGTGTCTTTTGTGCTTCTAGGATGTGTCTAGGGACTGTTTTCTATCCCTGATGTAAGAGGGGTTACCAAGAAGTAAATGGAAGCATAACAATACATATGATGGAAATTTTGTTGTCGTGGATGTGTGctacaaattttattttctattttttaaatttcagttaTGGTTAAAAACTATTGAGTATTGACAATTTTGTCATATTGTACTATCTtggtaattttaaattatatatatatatatatatatatatatatatatatatatatatatatatatatattctgttTCCATGATGGAAGAAATGGAGATGCTGAAAGAGTTATTTATGGTAAAAACTTGAAATTGTCTCTCTCTGAGAACAGATTGGTTCCCACTTCAACTTGCTGGGAATTTTTGCTGGAATATCCATGTTGTATACTGCATCCAATTGTTTGAATTTGAAaggaattattataataattttctcatgatgaaattgtaaatgTGTACAATGTGGGTTTTGGCATATCCTACACCACATGCATCCTACCATACATTTGGCTAGGTGATTTTAGTGCTGCCTTCATAAGTGAAACAAATAACTTAGCTGATATTCGACCTTTTGTtctgattttcttttctttttcattttgatGTATTACTAAGTTCATTTTATTACTATATAGGGAAGTCCAGCCAGTGTCCAGATATTCCCCTGCGGGAAAGATATGCAAAGTCAGCCTGTTGCTCGACGGAGCTTTTTCCGATGTTCTTCAGTGCAACTAAACTGGAATTGTGGTTCTACTGGGCTTCTGGTTGTGGTGCAGTCAGATGTTGACAAAACCAATCAAAGTTATTATGGCGAGTCCAAGCTGAACTATCTCACAACTGATGGGACCCACGAGGGGCTTGTACCTCTTCGTATGTTATAGCTTAATCgttgattttcttttaaaacaaaaaaaattagtgGTGTGTTCTAGCTTCTGATTGTCGGATCCACTGACAGGCAAAGAGGGGCCTGTTCATGATGTTCAGTGGTCATATTCTGGTTCAGAGTTTGCTGTTGTTTATGGATGTATCCTTCTCttaaatatatgtttatatgtgCTCATATATGTCCTGTTGCACATTTACAATTTAATACAGGTTTTTGCTAAGGACTACAACCTGGAAAATGTTGTTGGCTTGGGGCAGAGAAACCACAGTTGATAGTGTATTTTGtccaaatataaattattcaatGAAATTATGGATTGCAATAGTGTGAGAACCTTATATGTAATGTACTTTGATGTCCATAGGGATAAGTTCATCATTTGGCAATAATGATGATTAGAACAGTTGCAGTCTTGGGAATGTAGGTTCTCACTGGTGGATCCTCTACTGCTGAACACGCACCAGCTTTGTCTATTAATTATGAGCATAAGAATTAATTTGGCAGTTTAGAGGATTATATGAAAGATTTTCATTTTCCTGAGCCTGGAATTCAATGATGTGTTTCTTTCATAGGTATTGACCc
This sequence is a window from Manihot esculenta cultivar AM560-2 chromosome 4, M.esculenta_v8, whole genome shotgun sequence. Protein-coding genes within it:
- the LOC110613655 gene encoding eukaryotic translation initiation factor 2A; translation: MEAVKPSSSLEILVREPEGFCVWNGPPFGNGEPSIKLEKVPCSSATFSEDGSRLMVMKPESVICIYDCSSFKEMRSFQVSNVLAAALSPCGTYLQTFQKSLTPQDKNVVLWKIDNGDAVYHQFQKNMTKTTWPSIRFSSDEAVACRMATNEMQFFDPRDFSKGIIHQLRVPGVAAIELAKVPGSHVAAYVPESKGSPASVQIFPCGKDMQSQPVARRSFFRCSSVQLNWNCGSTGLLVVVQSDVDKTNQSYYGESKLNYLTTDGTHEGLVPLRKEGPVHDVQWSYSGSEFAVVYGFMPASATLFDKKCKPLLELGTGPYNTIRWNPKGKFLCLAGFGNLPGDMAFWDYANKKQLGTTRAECSVTSEWSPDGCYFMTATTAPRLQVDNGIKIFHYNGSLYFKKMLDKLYQAEWKPESPERFGEIPELAKSFDSLKVEETKPQGQGAISSKSASVRPPAQKPAAYRPPHAKNAAAVQAELFGGSSTEQMSKNALKNKKKREKQKEKKAAAAAEGS